The genome window AAGAGTCCGCTGCGGCCGGTTATGCCCTGAACGACTATTTTCGAATCGCTGTTGATGAGTATGGACATGTATGTTCTCCGTTTATCCCGAAAATGGAGGGCGGGGATATCCCGCGCCCGCACGCGTCAGCCGAGCATCCCCACGATCCGTTCCGCACCCTCGCCCAGGGAGTCGGCGGTCTGGACGTTGAGCCCCGATTCGACCAGCAGTTGCTTCCCTTCTGCCACCTTGCTGCCGTCCATCCGGACCACGATCGGCAGGGTGCAGTGCACCTCGCTGGCAGCTTCGATGATCCCCTGGGCGATCACGTCGCAGCGCATGATGCCGCCGAAGATGTTGACGAAGACCCCCTTCACGTCCGCATCCTCCAGGATGATCTTGAAGGCCTCGGCCACCTTCTCGCGGGTGGCGCCGCCGCCGACGTCCAGGAAGTTGGCCGGCTCGCCGCCGAACTCCTTGAGCACGTCGAGGGTGGCCATGGCGAGCCCCGCGCCGTTGACCATGCAGCCGATAGTGCCGGAGAGCTTGATGTAGGAGAGGTCATACTTGCCGGCATTGATCTCCAGGGTGTCGAGCTGGGAGTAATCCACCATGTCCGGGTATTCCCGGTGCCGGAAGATGGCGTTGTCGTCGAAGTTGATCTTGGCGTCCATGGCCATGAGCCAGCCGGCACGGGTGACCACCAAGGGGTTGATCTCGACCAGTGAGCAGTCCTTTTCCAGAACCACCTTGTAGAGATTGAGCATCAGCTCCACGCAGTCTTCGCAGAGGGTGCCGGAAAGCCCCAGGGCCAGGGCGATGCGGCGGGCCTGGAACGGGCGAAGTCCCGTGTAGGGGTCGATGGTGAGCACATGGATCTTGTCCGGGGACTTCTGGGCCACCTCCTCGATGTCCACGCCCCCTTCGGCCGAAGCGATGAGGCAGTAGCGGGAGGTGGAACGGTCGAGGGTAATGGAGAGATAGAACTCGCGGGCGATCTCCACGGCCTCCTCCACCAGGATGCGGCGGACCTTGAGCCCTTCGGGTCCGGTCTGCGGGGTGACGAGGCGGCGGCCGAACAAGTCCTTGCCGTAATCCTGGGCCTGTTCCGGATGATGGACCAGCTTGACGCCCCCGGCCTTGCCGCGCCCGCCGGCATAGATCTGGGCCTTGATGACGCAATGCCCTCCCATCTCCTTGGCCGCCCGCTCCACCTGGTCTGAGGTGAGGGCCACCCGACCCCGGGGAACCGGGATGCCGTAGGCGCTCAGTATTTCCTTTGCCTGGTACTCATGAATGTTCATGCCGCCCCCTTTAGTATTAATAAAACGGTTTTACGTATACCATACGCACGACAAGAGTGGT of Geobacter anodireducens contains these proteins:
- the sucC gene encoding succinate--CoA ligase subunit beta (catalyzes the interconversion of succinyl-CoA and succinate), which produces MNIHEYQAKEILSAYGIPVPRGRVALTSDQVERAAKEMGGHCVIKAQIYAGGRGKAGGVKLVHHPEQAQDYGKDLFGRRLVTPQTGPEGLKVRRILVEEAVEIAREFYLSITLDRSTSRYCLIASAEGGVDIEEVAQKSPDKIHVLTIDPYTGLRPFQARRIALALGLSGTLCEDCVELMLNLYKVVLEKDCSLVEINPLVVTRAGWLMAMDAKINFDDNAIFRHREYPDMVDYSQLDTLEINAGKYDLSYIKLSGTIGCMVNGAGLAMATLDVLKEFGGEPANFLDVGGGATREKVAEAFKIILEDADVKGVFVNIFGGIMRCDVIAQGIIEAASEVHCTLPIVVRMDGSKVAEGKQLLVESGLNVQTADSLGEGAERIVGMLG